From a single Theropithecus gelada isolate Dixy unplaced genomic scaffold, Tgel_1.0 HiC_scaffold_15884, whole genome shotgun sequence genomic region:
- the LOC112617151 gene encoding transmembrane protein 177 encodes MAGPLWRTAAFVRRHRTGLLVGSCAGLFGVQISYHLFPDPVVQWLYQYWAQGQPAPLPPQLQSLFQEVLQDIGVPSGHCYKPFTTFTFQPVSAGFPRLPAGAVVGIPASFLGDLVISPDHPTVIYGQRVDWRSPAGARLRAALTLSHEAQKFALAREVVYLESNTTALQALLAPACLAGTWALGVGAKYTLGLYGGPMNLRAAFNLVAAVAGFVVYAFSKDSLTHAVESWLDRRTASLSAAYVCGGVEFYEKLLSGNLALRSLLGKEGEKLYTPSGNIVPRHWFRIKHLPYTTRRDSLLHMWRMMLNPGRS; translated from the coding sequence ATGGCAGGTCCCCTGTGGCGGACTGCAGCATTTGTGCGGAGACACAGGACAGGCCTGTTGGTGGGTTCCTGTGCAGGCCTGTTTGGAGTTCAAATCTCGTACCACCTCTTCCCGGATCCCGTGGTCCAATGGCTCTACCAGTACTGGGCTCAGGGCCAGCCAGCCCCGCTCCCTCCACAGCTGCAGAGCCTCTTCCAAGAGGTGCTACAGGACATAGGTGTTCCTTCAGGCCATTGCTACAAGCCCTTCACCACCTTCACCTTCCAGCCTGTGAGTGCAGGCTTCCCCAGGCTCCCTGCTGGGGCTGTGGTGGGCATCCCTGCCAGTTTCTTGGGGGACCTAGTGATCAGCCCTGACCATCCCACGGTCATATATGGGCAAAGAGTGGACTGGCGGAGCCCAGCAGGAGCCCGGCTGAGAGCTGCCCTGACCCTGTCCCATGAAGCCCAGAAGTTCGCCTTGGCCAGGGAAGTGGTGTACCTGGAAAGCAATACCACTGCCCTGCAGGCCCTGCTGGCCCCAGCTTGCCTGGCAGGGACCTGGGCACTGGGCGTGGGTGCCAAGTACACCCTGGGGCTCTATGGAGGCCCCATGAATTTACGGGCTGCCTTCAACTTGGTGGCAGCAGTGGCAGGCTTTGTAGTCTACGCCTTCTCCAAGGATTCTCTCACTCATGCCGTGGAGTCCTGGCTGGACCGCCGCACGGCCTCCCTCTCTGCAGCCTATGTCTGCGGTGGAGTGGAGTTCTATGAGAAGCTTCTGTCGGGCAATCTGGCCCTGCGCAGTCTCTTGGGCAAGGAGGGGGAGAAGCTGTATACACCCAGCGGGAACATCGTCCCCAGACACTGGTTCCGCATCAAACATTTACCCTACACCACCCGCCGGGACTCTTTGCTGCACATGTGGAGGATGATGCTCAACCCGGGCCGCTCCTGA